A stretch of Arachis hypogaea cultivar Tifrunner chromosome 15, arahy.Tifrunner.gnm2.J5K5, whole genome shotgun sequence DNA encodes these proteins:
- the LOC140179344 gene encoding uncharacterized mitochondrial protein AtMg00860-like produces MVNQGIVVCLIVSSNGISVDPAKVEVVFGLPYSSFVRKVCTFLSHAGFYRRFIKNFSKVALPLSHLLQKDIEFDFNEAYIEAFDTLKHALTKAPIVRGPNWSSPFKIMCDTFNHAVGPRLHSVMVRIHML; encoded by the coding sequence atggtgaatCAAGGTATTGTCGTATGCCTCATTGTTTCTAGCAACGGTATATCTGTTGATCCTGCTAAAGTTGAGGTTGTTTTTGGTTTACCTTACTCCTCTTTTGTGAGGAAAGTCTGTACATTTCTTAGTCATGCAGGTTTTTATCGGCGGTTTATCAAGAACTTTAGTAAGGTTGCTTTACCTCTTTCCCACTTGCTTCAAAAGGACATAGAGTTTGATTTCAATGAAGCTTACATTGAAGCATTTGACACATTGAAGCATGCCTTGACCAAAGCTCCCATAGTGCGAGGACCAAATTGGAGTAGCCCATTTAAGATCATGTGTGATACATTTAACCATGCAGTGgggccgcgcttgcacagcgtgATGGTAAGGATCCATATGTTATAG